In one Balaenoptera musculus isolate JJ_BM4_2016_0621 chromosome 2, mBalMus1.pri.v3, whole genome shotgun sequence genomic region, the following are encoded:
- the GJD4 gene encoding gap junction delta-4 protein: MDQLDLLGFLVITLNCNVTMVGKIWLIFMVLLRMVVLILAGSPVYQDEQERFVCNTLQPGCANVCYDIFAPVSHLRFWLIQSVSVLLPSAVFSVYVLHKGAELAARGSRWLGDDSVDHDGPELTPGARRCLTVPDFSSGYVVHLCLRTLTEAAFGALHYLLFGFLVPKRFSCTHPPCTSVVDCYVSRPTEKSILMLFVWAVCALSFLLSVADLVCSVRWKTRRRPGGARRRPCQGAGGAAREGHGAHGGSGARARRGLRTGGQGAYSPAAEPTVPGHPELPGEDESDSLSSASDQPRGAGPGAAAPGWEERPCAPSAPLPGPSKSEWV; this comes from the exons ATGGACCAGCTGGACCTGCTGGGGTTCCTCGTCATCACCCTAAACTGCAATGTGACCATGGTGG GGAAGATCTGGCTTATCTTCATGGTGCTGCTGAGGATGGTGGTGCTCATCCTGGCCGGGTCGCCGGTCTACCAGGACGAGCAGGAGAGGTTCGTGTGCAATACTCTGCAGCCCGGATGCGCCAACGTTTGCTACGACATCTTCGCCCCCGTGTCCCACCTGCGGTTCTGGCTGATCCAGAGCGTGTCTGTTCTCCTTCCATCCGCCGTCTTCAGTGTCTACGTGCTGCACAAAGGAGCCGAGCTGGCGGCACGTGGATCCCGCTGGCTGGGTGATGACTCGGTGGACCACGACGGCCCCGAACTGACCCCTGGGGCCAGGCGCTGCCTGACGGTGCCGGACTTCTCCTCGGGCTACGTGGTCCACCTCTGCCTCCGGACCCTGACGGAGGCCGCTTTCGGTGCCCTGCATTACCTCCTCTTCGGATTCTTGGTCCCCAAGAGATTCTCGTGCACGCACCCTCCTTGCACCAGCGTGGTGGACTGTTACGTCTCTCGGCCAACGGAGAAGTCCATCCTGATGCTTTTCGTCTGGGCGGTCTGCGCGCTGTCCTTTCTGCTCAGTGTCGCCGACCTTGTCTGCAGCGTGCGCTGGAAGACGCGCAGGCGACCCGGCGGGGCCCGGAGGAGGCCGTGTCAAGGGGCGGGGGGTGCGGCGCGGGAGGGACACGGGGCGCACGGGGGAAGTGGGGCGCGCGCTCGCCGGGGCCTGCGGACTGGAGGGCAGGGCGCGTACAGCCCCGCAGCGGAGCCCACCGTGCCGGGGCACCCGGAGCTGCCAGGGGAGGACGAGAGCGACTCGCTGTCCTCAGCCAGCGACCAGCCGCGCGGGGCCGGGCCCGGAGCGGCGGCCCCGGGGTGGGAGGAGCGCCCCTGCGCGCCGAGCGCCCCGCTCCCGGGCCCCAGCAAGTCCGAGTGGGTGTGA